Within the Salvia hispanica cultivar TCC Black 2014 unplaced genomic scaffold, UniMelb_Shisp_WGS_1.0 HiC_scaffold_997, whole genome shotgun sequence genome, the region ATATAATACACATACTTTACAAGTTTTATAgttctaataattttttttagtgagaGAGTGGACTTTGAAATGGTGATATTATACTTCGCTCCGCCtgtctttaaaaaataaacaaaatttataaatgacaTGAATTctaatatgtaattaaaaaggtaaaaaagaGATTGCGAAAAATTACAGCTTCacaaaagtaattaaagtgccaataaaattaagattaaaattaaagggCACTGTATTTTACctatttgaaaaaatggaGTTTGCACCTGCTGAACTTTCCAATTATATAGATAATAAATCACTAAGCACCAAACTACAGaactactttaatttaattaatactagtatcacGCCTGTGCTATGcacaaataatatatttttaaaatattaattttcaatttaaaattaactaaataaaattagaatccATATAAATAACAAACTATATGAGTAACAAAATTAGATCTTACCATTTGTAGCCTGCAATCTCAAATGCATTGCTCCAAAGTTCACTTTTGTTAATTTGTgaaaacttttcaattttctatgCATGCTTTCCATATATATCAGATGGTTTAGGACTTGAAACATTTAACTGACCAAATGAACAGTGACTAATGATAATAAAACTGCAATGTTTAGTTATTCACCTGTATtaagatgaaaatgtgaattaaatAAGCATCACTCTTTTTGAAGGATCCTGAAACTACTTCTACTTCAGAAACATATCAACAGATTGTGGACACCACCtgttaaaatatcaacaaaatataaatgacaCACCTCCATCATTGCCGTAATCACTATCCCAATAAGGAGGCGGAGTTGATGGAGTTCCATTCTCAACCTGGCCCAACGACCTCAATTCTATCAATGCTGCTCACTCAAATATCCTTCAAACGACCTCCCATCCATCAGTGATTGATTTCTCcaaatttgcataaatttgaattgatttttgatatttttcttattcattttcaatatcaGAGTTTCTCTTCTATCCTTCTTCCCAACAtttcaatattcaaaaaagAATACTACCAAGGTATCAAAGCAAAtaagaaatcattttctaagtTTAAAAAATGCTCAAAATGGCAGAATGTCaggaaataagatattaatcacGACTAAAAGATCTTCCGAATACATAGGGAATACAAATAAGTTCACAATTGAGCTCATGAGAAGAAAACAGTGAATGATCCAAATTAATAATGCACAGTACTCACTACTCAACAATGATAATAAGTTGTATGAGTAATTCGAACCCGTGATTATGCAACATAAAGAACTGAATGATCAAACATAGTGGTAACTCCACAACTCATTGAGAAATTGCTCTAAAAAGATTGATCTCAAGCAAGCACTTCAAACTGAACTTCGTcaagataaaatcaaattccaaataaacACATCAATTAACTCCCTATTAACTTTAAATAACTCCCCACTAACTTCAAATAATTACCCACTAATATAACCATCAAGAAACCGTATAATATAGCAGattaatatttactattactacatttctttcaaaagaaaaaaaaaacagttttattaaaataataatatatattttaaaagaatatttccctaaataccccaaaactccccttttatatattgcatAGATTACTACTTTCATATAACATGcctttacaaaaatatatatgtaggaATCAATAAACAAGACAATAGTACTAACAAACTTAAATGAAATAGGAAATAGTGTATAATGTGTATAGACTTACGATAAAGGATGAGGAAGATTGAAAAGCTGAATTGCCAAAAAGCTCAATTTGAGTTGAGTaatttgtttgtgtgtgtctTTGTAGAGAAATGCATCTActctatttatagatgaagacatgaaattttttaaggATATATgataatgttttttattttatatatggaagGATAGTAATGGGATTTggactttttttataaataaaattatttccgTGAGATCTCGTTGGCTTTAAAATATAGTGAATATTAACTTTGTAcctaaaaatatttgtatcaGTCATTGTTTTCATGATTCAGGGCATAGGTTACAGCCTTTGAactcaataattaatttatctggGCATATGCTAGTCTgactttttaaataatcaaaaagattCGCATTTGATCTCTtactaattcattaatttgggACATGCTTGCTTGTCTGTgtttataatgaattaaaactATCAAAGCATATCTTTCATATGATCAGTCGATAACATAGtcctatattaaaaaaatattaaaaaaacaataacttGTGGAACAACACCTCATTGTGAGCTCCAAAAAAGTCAACACAAAAATGCGTGAAATTTAAAAGACCATGGAAGTTCTTTAACTTGGTATATAATGCattggaaatttgaaaataaataaataaacattataatatgtgataatatttttttataatatattttattttctttatcataACTCTctcttgaattattttctttcactCAACTATATCTATTGAATTACCAGTTAATTATTCGTACACATGATCTCTTTTTGATCATGACACGATCTTTCAtcccaaataaaaaacatttattaattcTTCCTCGTGAATCACATCCTATGACACTCTCATGCACTGGCGGACACACGTTCAAGAGGGGAGGGACTTAAGCCCTTCCCaaacttttccttttaatatatttttattgtaaaaaatttcaattttttttaaaaagtatctTCAGCCCTCACTAAATTGATGTCTTTGAAGTCTAATTGTTGGAGATTTAATGGAAAGGAGGGgctgaaatttaaatttacagaAAAAACTATCTACATTTCATCAATAGCCGCTCTGTAGAATTGGGAAGAAGGAGAAGATAAACTGTTAacttaaaatgaatataataataatagagttaAAAATTGTCAATTGCCTacttattcattaaatatgtGGCTGTGGCatgtttttagatttaaaataggagtaatttaAAAAGTGTCACTAAATTTAAAGTTATCATCCATCCAGTAGAAACACTAGCTAGTAAAAATTGTATCCTAAACTGACACTACCGTGTTTTATTCAAATGACTATTGAGAACTGAAAAGGGTTTCtcaaaatagttaaatttgTGTTGGATTAGTTTTATGTGAAATATATGTAtgcatttttataataattattaatatttatttcttttgttctaaaaatatatatataaatttgtaaatgacaagaaatttaatatgaaattagtaaaataagagagatgaaaaaaagcaagagaaaggaaaaagactgtagaaataatattagtggattgtggagtCCATCATTAACAATCCACATTATTAGTCGTAGTAATATAAAAACTTTCATATTTATACTCTAACTTTCGGGATGacccaaaatagtaaaactaatcttttttttaggatggatgaagtatattttatatactatatatacttcatccgtttgtaaaatgttgtccACATTTCAGTGCGGATTTTATGAAATTCGAAGAAAAGTGAatggaaaaagttaatggaatgtggatcccacatttatatattagttttacgatagaatgtgagtgtaatgattTAGTTGAAAGTGGactccataaaaatagaaaaaaaaaacaaagtggaCGACAaagacggaccaaaatggcaaaaatgaACAATATTTCGCGAACGGAggaaatatgtatattttgttaacaataaaaaattttagtaaagcccctaatatatatatatagggatgtattcatatgctttttacattttttgttctttttccttctcaatcTCAGCCATTAAATTTCAAGATCTGATGGCCTAGATTCATGCCTctactattaataaaattattattttaataagaaaaagggTAGTTTTGGGAGTGATAGTTTTAGACGGTTAATTACTTCCCTTAATTCACTCCTTTTAACTttggtaaatatataatatgatttgttttctttattgatTTGTTTCTTTTACCTTCTTTACGGTTTATTCACTGGAGTTCGACGTTCTTCTGCAAATTTTTGAGTTAttcttcaagttttttttCGAGAAGCTCTTGTAATATTCCTTAATTGCTTTCGGTTTTGTCAACAATGGAAGAaagtaatttcatttatttcgtCGTTTTAGtccaatttatatattttgagtttgagaatttttcatcaattttattagaaaGACATTCTCCGTTGAAGACATTCTCCCTCAAATCTCACCCataatttctctttcttctctcacGTAATTGACTCAAATCTCACGCATAATcaatctttcttctcttttctttcctttaattcaatattattgatTCTGATTTTGTGTTCATGATTACACAAtgatttctctttcttctctcacATAACTGACTCGATTTTCTACGTTGAACACGTCTGGTGGTGTAGTTTCTCGCCTAAACCCGAATTCTGGAAGTATTCCTCGATTGGTTTCgttttttcaataataagaaagtaatttaattaattcgtTCATTGATTTACATATTTTCGTGTTTTCTTTTCGTAAGTTACAGTTTGCAAACTTTCGACAAATAATGTAATATATTAAGTGTATAATGCAGATTGTATTAATGTACGATTATAGTTGTATAATGTATACGCCGTCtttgaataatgtacattacAATGGGTTTAATGTGTGACAGAAGTTAAATCAATTCCCCaaagggtttagcaatccatggggctagggtaTAGTACCGACTCACTAACAAAACCTTGACTATGGGAAGGGAGTTAGAGTCATTCCCATAGGGTTTACCAATCCATAGGGCTAGGGCATATTACTAACCCATacatcaaaattcatttttgaattatgtacGTGTTTCAGGGAATAAATGTTTAGGCTAATTAGAACTAAATAATGTACGCCAAGGGCAGTGAATAATGTAAAGattgaagagaataatgtacTTGTGTAAGTATTTAATGTTTGGCGAGTAAATAATGTTTGGCGTTTAAGATTTGGtacagtaaataatgtaccaatattatctaataatgtgcacggatcagtgaataatgtacaaattgaatagaataatgttgacaggaaattgaattcatgACCTTTGagtttagcaatccatggggctaggttgtagtacccaCTCACAAACGGAACCAATCACAAAGGGcagagagtttgaatcattccccttgggtttagcaacccatggggctagggtatagtaccaccacatgattaattaaattcgttttttaatgtttgatttagatttggtacagtaaataatgtacaaatagtatctaataatgtacattcgTAACAATGAATAATGTACAGATTACAGAGAATAATGTTACAGGGAACTTGAATTTATGCCTTTTGGGTTCACCAATCCATGGGTCAAACGTATATAGTAAACtcataacataataatagcaaagataaaattataaagtaggACAACTCCAAAACAATGTAATACTTAACTACTAAATAATGTACGTCTTAAAGCAagtataaaaaacaatatatctggaaaacaaactaaaaaatgtcaatattttctcttccaCGTATGCTTCTATATCTTTCAGTGTTGTAGAGTTTCTCAAATCATGGTGGCCCTTCTGATCACAAACAGAATCAGAAAAACatacattaaaatactatattcGTACATTACTCAGTAAGaaatatacattaaataaCTATAGTCGTACATTACAATTATAATAAACAGGATTATTAGACACGACATtaacaataatgtacaaaaacaagcaaataatgtacaaaagcAATCGAATAAAGCAATCGAAAGCAATCGAATAATGCACAATAAGATTTCCTCTAAAAAATCGAGCAATGCCCAATTTTAAAGCAGTAATTAACTATTAACTTCAATACAACCAAGTTGAAGTAGATGATTCAaggaaaaacataaaaaatgtacCAAATGCTATTACATTTTTCATGCAAATCAGTTATGTACCAACAAGTCCATATAATGTagcataaattaaatctacaaCAATGGCAGACCTAAATGATGCAGCAGATAGAGTTCAATAATGTAACAAACGgtatatataatgaatttgTTACAACAGAGAAGAAAAACCCAATTGAAAAACCCAAAATCAGGAACCCTACCTTGTTGTTGATTGCAAGTCTTCCACCGATTAAAACGTTGCTGCGTCGAGCGAGTGAGCAAAATCCGGCAGAATTCGTCTTCTTCGTGTAGTTGCTCCGATTAGCAAACCAATAAATCAGTAATGAAGAAAAACCCAATtgaaaaaaccaaaatcaggAACCCTACCTTGTTGTTAATTGCAAGTCTTCCACCGATTAAAACGTTGCTGCGTCGAGCGAGTGAGCAAAATCCGGCAGAATTCATCTTCTCCGTGTAGTTGCTCCGATTTAGCAAACCAATCAATTAGTAATGAAGAAAAACCCAATTGAAAAACCCAAAATCAGGAACCCTACCTTGTTGTTGATTGCAAGTCTTCCACCGATTAAAACGTTGCTGCGTCGAGCGAGTGAGCAAGATCTGGCAGAATTCGTCTTCTCCGTGTAGTTGTTGATTTCCGGTGGCTTGGagtggcggctagggtttggaAATTGGGGGGAGGGGGAAATGGGGGAGACGATGTTGAATCGTGGGTTTgaggagtgagagagagagtgagtagATGGAAGGTCTATGAAAATCCCGCTGAAATCTCGCTCCTTCCGTTTTAATTCATGgttgttttacaattttacccgTATAATGCACAGAATgagactaataatgcaacacgggatGATTTTGTGATGTTTCATCTAGTCCGTCCATCCtactaatctaatggttgatattaagaaggaaatagacaCTAAGGGGGCAATAGGACCttaatgctcccctatatatatattatatatatatatatatatatatataggatcatgatcaattgagattatttaggctaattgagaaatgagatgcaatatcagccactcatttttattaaatgagtggtccagattttgccacacaataaatattattagattaatttaatatgaaagggtAAAACTGTCTTTTCCCGTTTTAATTTAGGGTTCTTCatcagattttatttttcgtcGGCGATTCTGGTGAGATTTAACGATTGAATCATATCTCTCATTGAATCTATTTTAACGAtttatgattcaattgatttgcAAAATTAGACTCAGACGGTTTCAACGATTTCAACGATACCTGATTTGCGattcaattttcgaaaaatagACGACCTGTTCGACGGATTTCTctgttgattttgacgtttttcgGTCGATTATACCCACTTTTATTCTGTTTTTATCCTTTATTTGTTGATGCCCAGTTAAATTTGTtcctaattagttttttttttttattttctcatcttCAGGTTCGATTTCAGTTCATAATCAACAGCTAAGTGTTATTTGATggattcttcatcttattcCGAGTCTACGTCGACGAATGGTGGAGgtagtttggtttgattttcattaacatgaattttttgtgttatgttggtgatttatgctctgttgacatgatttgaaaatctgttgacatgatttatgttacttggtaaatattctgtgttgttgttaTGCTCTTTGTGGACATtatgtttcattaacattattttgttgtgttatgttggtgatttatgctctgttgacatgatttatgtgtacttgttaaatattctgttgacatagtgtgtttgaattggtgtattctaattaaattggacattttgatcctggtaatttgaagcatgttctgatattttggtttacataacttatatcaattgtctaagaattttacaagagtGCAGCCACGTCTTTAGATATAACTATAGGGGTAATTTTCTGATTTATGTGAAGCTACTTGAGAAATCAGCTCAATAATTCTTGACCGAGGAAATAAATGTTAGTCTTAGTGGATCAATGTTTGGTTGGATTTTCTTGAATGTAAAAGTCCATATGATATGACCATAATCAGAGTCCTTAACTTGACTTAAAAAAATCAGTTAGTTATTGGCTAAGCAAAAGACCATAAATACTTAGAAGGTTGAGAAACATGGTTGAGTTTGGAATCTATGGATACTTTAGGTGTAGACTGTTTAAcccttttttcttaatcagTTGTGAGCTTTCAAGGGAAAAGTATGGGTTATGAGCTCTTTGTTgacattctgtttcattaacattattttgttgtgttatgttgttgatttatgctctgttgacatgacttgaaaatctgttgacatgatttatgttccttggtaaatattctgtgttgTTGCCATGCTCTTTGTTCactttctgtttcattaacattattttgttgtgttatgttggtgatttatgctctgttgacatgatttatgtgtaCTTGTTAATTATTCTGTTGACATCGTGTGTTTCAATCggtgtattctaattaaactggacattttgatccttgtaatttgaagcttgttctgatattttggcttacataacttataacaattgtctaagaattttacaagagtGCAGCCACCTCTTTAGAGATAACTATAGGGGTAATTTACGTAAGTCTTTTGATTTGCGTTGAcgtgacttgaaaatctgatgacatgatttatgaatggtggaggtagtttggtttgattttcattaatatgatttttttgtgttatgttggtgatttatgctctgttgacatgacttgaaaatctgttgacatgatttatgttccttggtaaatattctgtgttgttgttatgctctttgtggacattctgtttcattaacattattttgttgtgttatgttggtgatttatgctctgttgacatgatttatgtgtaCTTGTTAATTATTCTGTTGACATCGTGTGTTTCAATCggtgtattctaattaaactggacattttgatcctggtaatttgaagcttgttctgatattttggcttacataacttataacaattgtctaagaattttacaagagtGCAGCCACCTCTTTAGAGATAACTATAGGGGTAATTTACGTAAGTCTTTTGATTTGCGTTGAcgtgacttgaaaatctgatgacatgatttatgaatggtggaggtagtttggtttgattttcattaagatgatttttttgtgttatgttggtgatttatgctctgttgacatgacttgaaaatctgttgacatgatttatgttccttggtaaatattctgtgttgttgttatgctctttgtggacattctgtttcattaacattattttgttgtgttatgttggtgatttatgctctgttgacatgatttatgtgtaCTTGTTAATTATTCTGTTGACATCGTGTGTTTCAATCggtgtattctaattaaactggacattttgatcctggtaatttgaagcttgttctgatattttggcttacataacttataacaattgtctaagaattttacaagagtGCAGCCACCTCTTTAGAGATAACTAAAGCTGttatgttgttgatttattctctgttgacatgacttgaaaatctgttgacatgatttatgttcctTGGTAAATATTCTATGTTGTAGGGTCTGTTATTCCAATTTGCAAGCCTGAGTTGAGGCCTTATGAAGGtcaaaaattttcttctcttgaggaaggaatttcattttatgaaaagTATGCTCAGGAGTGTTGTTTTGATTGTCGAAGATTTGGAAATAGGTCTAGTGGTggtgttattatttttcagtatATTGTTTGCAATAGACAAGGATTTCATACAGTAGATTCGTTGGATGTTGATGTTAATGTATCTGAGGATGGTAATGTgtctgatgatgatgaagtaTCTTCAAAGAAGAGACGTAGACGTGGCACCAAAAGGTGTGGATGTGGAGCGAGAattagttttaagtttttttttctgattttggtgATAAGTATTACCTTGTGCATCAGTTTGTTGAGGAACACAATCATACTATGGTTGACAAAGATCATAAGAGATTTATGAAAGGTAATCGGAGTTTGAATGATGTTCATCACAAGTTTGTTGAAGATTGCACCAAAGCTAACATCGGTCCTACCTCTACTTTTAACTTATTAAAGGAGTTTTTCGGTGGTTATGATGTTGTTGGGTGTACGTTGACTGATGTTAGGAATTGTTCACGTGAtattaaagagaaattaaaagaagtGGATGTGCAAATGATCCTAAATCAGATgcaagagaagaagagaatttgTGAAGgctttttttacaaatatcaattatCACCTGAAGATAATAAGTTAGTGAGCTTATTCTGGTCTGATGCTGAGTCTCGGAAGCATTACCACATGTTTGGAGATGTTGTAGCATTTGATACAACATATTCAACAAACAggtagtttatttattatacttagTAATTGACATAGATAGTAGTTGATATGGTAGTTGACATATGATACATTTGTACTTTGCATCATTTCTGATTTAATAGTTGACATAGCATATACCTATAATTGACATTATTGATGTTTtgtgttgatgtatttgttcAATAGGTATCGTATGGTGTTTGGTCCATTTACCGGGAAAGACAATCATGGGTGTCCTATTGCGTTTGGAGCTGGTTTCGTATCCGGTGAGAATTGTGATGCATTTTCATGGCTTTTCACTGTATTTGTTGAATGCATGGGTGTTGCCGGTAAATGGACCAAACACCATACGATACCTATTgaacaaatacatcaacacaAAACATCAATAATGTCAATTATAGGTATATGCTATGTCAACTATTAAATCAGAAATGATGCAAAGTACAAATGTATGCTATGTCAACTACCATGTCAACTACTATCTCTGTCAATTActaagtataataaataaactaccTGTTTGTTGAATATGTTGTATCAAATGCTACAACATCTCCAAACATGTGGTAATGCTTCCGAGACT harbors:
- the LOC125200486 gene encoding protein FAR1-RELATED SEQUENCE 5-like, producing the protein MDSSSYSESTSTNGGGSVIPICKPELRPYEGQKFSSLEEGISFYEKYAQECCFDCRRFGNRSSGGVIIFQYIVCNRQGFHTVDSLDVDVNVSEDGNVSDDDEFVEEHNHTMVDKDHKRFMKGNRSLNDVHHKFVEDCTKANIGPTSTFNLLKEFFGGYDVVGCTLTDVRNCSRDIKEKLKEVDVQMILNQMQEKKRICEGFFYKYQLSPEDNKLVSLFWSDAESRKHYHMFGDVVAFDTTYSTNRYRMVFGPFTGKDNHGCPIAFGAGFVSGENCDAFSWLFTVFVECMGVA